Genomic window (Mycoplasmopsis citelli):
GTAATTTTTGAGATTACATATTTAGGCTTGTAAAATGTGTAATCTCAAAAACTTTCTTTTTTTTTATTTTTTTTACTTTTATGTGAATTTTTTTATTACTTAATTGATATGAAAACAATTATTCGAAAATATTTAAAACTATTCATAGCTATTATTAGCGTTTCAGCTATAACAGGTGTAGGTGTTTATTTTTTAACTAAAAACAAAACAGCAATTAACAATTCTAAAACCACAGAACCCGAAATTTCAAAGCAAAAAGAACAAGATATAGAAGATATAATTTCTTCACCAAATAATCAAAAAGCTAAAATTAAGTATAGCGGTGATCTTATAAATGAATTTAATAACTTTAAATCATTAGCCTTTAAAGAAGATAATAACTTTCAAAAATTAATTTCTCATTATCAAAAATATCAAGAAGATTTATTGTTAGATCAGTTTTATAATAAAAGTGATATCTGAACACAAATTTACCAAGACAGATCCTTAAGTGAATTACTAATATCAACATTTTTAGATAATGAAACTAGTTTAAATGATTTAAATTCTAATGATAATAAAAGCATTTCAAAAATACGAATCGGTGCTTTAATTGAGTTAATTAAATCTTTTACTGGATCTTTTGAAAAACAAAACGAAATTTTTCTGAGTCAATTTAATGAAAGTTATTTTAATTTAATAAATAGTCAATTAAAAAATTTTTGAAATGAATATAATCAACAAATTAATTTTGCAAATTCAGATGATTGATTAAAGCAAGAGAATTTAGAAATATTGAGTAAAAGTTTTATTAACTTGATTTTTAATTTAATCCAAATAAAAGAATTAATTTTGCAAATTAATAAAAATTTTCTTGATATTGCTAAAATTGAACAAGAAAGAATTTACTTAATGAAAAATTTTATCAAAGATACTTCATCTTATATTTATGAAAGTCTCAATTTTATAACTCAAGATCAAGGTGAAAAAATAATTCAAAAAATTAATTCATTTAAAAAGTTTAAAGAAGAAATCCAGAACTTAAAAAGGGATCAACTTCAGTTACTATCTGATAAAGAGACTATTTTTGCTCAAAGTGCTATTATTGATTTTCTTAATAAAAATCTTAAATTAAAAGAAATTTTTGAAACCTTAAATTTTTCAGAAGATCAAAGACAAGCAATTGAATTATTAATTCATCAGCTCATTGAAAACAAACGTGCTTTTGTTGCTCGTGAAGAAAAGAATTTTGGCTTTATAGAGCAAAAAATTAACGATAAAATAAATGATTTAAGTTTAAAAGATGAGCTTTTAGCACAAACTTAATTTTAAACATAAAGAACGTAAATGTAGTGATTAGAATTGAAAATAAAGAAAAGATGACTAAATAAACCCTTATTTTAAGAATTTATTTAGTCATCAAATACATAAAATATAAATTAATTTATTTTAAATTTGCAGCCGCAGCTACTTCTTCAGCAAAATTAGATTGAACTTTTTCGATTCCTTCTCCAACTTCAAATCTAAATGATTTTACTAAAGAACTTGAATTATTGGCTAAGTATTTTTCTACTGAAACCCCATCATCCATAACAAAAGGTTGGTGTGTTAAAACAAACTCTGATAGTTGTTTATTTAATCAACCTTCTTGGATTTTCTCTTGAATGTTTAATGGTTTTGAATCAAACCCAGCAGGTTTTTCGAAACCATTTTTAATTTCTTGCATTCTTTCAGCAGGCATATCTGAAACAAGAGTAAATTCAGGGTTCATCGCAGAAACATGCATAGCAACATTTCTTGCAACGTCAGCTTTTTCACCATTTACAACTACAACAGATGCAACTTGGTTATTTGCATGAACATAAATTCCTAAAACTTGATTTTCTCCAGAGTTAATACACATAATCCGTCTAAGGGTAATTTTTTCTCCAATTACGGCGGTAGCTTCAGTTAAAGCTTCTTCAACGCTTTGTCCATCAGCTAATTTAACTTTTAAAGCTTCTTCAAGTGTATTAACTCTGCTGTTAAATATAGCAGGAGTAATTTCATTAACTAACTTATTAAACTTATCATTCTTAACAACAAAGTCAGTTTCTGAATTAACTTCAACAAGAACTGCATTATTTCGGTCACCATATGCACTAACTACACCTTCTGCGGCAACACGACCTGCTTTTTTAGCAGCTTTTACAATTCCATTTTCTTTTAACCAAGCAATTGCAGCGTCCATATTATAATCGGTTGCTTCAAGAGCTTTTTTAACATCAACAAGAGCAGAATTAGTTCTTGCTCTTAATTCTTTGATTTTTTCTAATTTTGAATCAGCCATGATTACTCCTAATGCTATTTATATTTTTTAATTAATTAAGTGGTTGTTGTTCAACTTTTTTTGATTGAAATTCTGGTAAAACAACTTTTTCATCTGGTTGGTATGCATAAAGTTGTTCTTTGTTTTGAGCTTTAGCGATTGCATCAGCTAAAATTGTGATAATAAGTGTAATTGATTTTGCAGAATCGTCATTTGCAGGAATTCCAAAATCAACCGAATCTGGGTTTGCGTTTGAATCAAGAAGTGAAATAACTTTGACTTTTTTTCTTCTTGCTTCTTTAACAGCAATTGCATCTTCAATAGGGTCAGCTACAATCATAATTTGAGGTAGCGATTTCATATTTTTAATACCATCTAAGTTTTTGTGAAGTTTTTCTAATTTTTTATCAAATTCAAGTGCTTCTTTTTTAGTGTATCCTTTGTATCCTTGTGCTTTTTTAGCTTCAAGTTCATCCATTGTTTTTACACTTGACATAATGGTACGACTATTTGTTAATGTTCCACCAAGTCATCTTTCTGAAACATAATGAGCACCAACTCTTTGTGCTGCCTCTTGAATTACTTTTTTAGCTTGTTTTTTGGTTCCTACAAAAATAAATGAAGCATTTTTTGAAGCTAATTTGTTTACAAGCGAATAAGCAAATTCTAAATATTTTTGGGTTTTAGTTAAATCAATAATATGAGAACCTTTATTTTTTTTATTTGGAACTAAATATTCTTTCATTTTTGGATTTCAATCTTTAGCTTTGTGTCCAAAATATGCCCCAGCTTCTAATAACTTATCTTTTGAAACAATAGGTGTTTGCTGTTGTTTTACTGGTCTTTCAGCAACAGTTTTTTTGTTTTCCATAATTTTTCCTTTAGTTTGTTATTGATTAATAATTGCTTCTAACGCCTAGCACTCAAATTATTGGAGCACACCCAAGCGAATCCACAATTACATTGATATATTTTTTACTTTATAGTTGTTTTAAAATAATTAAAACTCTTTTATATTTTAGCACATATATTATTATTTAAACCCAAAAAAATATACTTTTTTAAGCTAATTTAAGCTTTTTTATACTATTTAAAAGAAAAAAGTGCTTAAAAGCACCTTCAATAAATTATTTAATCCTGTTAAATAAAATAATAGGAGCATTGGTTTTTATTTGATTGAATTTATTAAAATCACTTATTAAATCTAAGCTTATTTCTTGTAAATTCAATGCTTTTAAAACTTCTTTAGATTTTTCTTTTAATACTACGCTTAAATAACAATTTACAGCATAAATCCCATTTAAAAGTCTAACTAGTATTTCCTCTAATCTATTGAGATTACCCTTCAAAGTTCAAGGTTGAGTATCATCTATATATTTATTTAAATCACTTGATAAATTAATTGCTACTTTAAGGCCTTTATCAATTTCTAATGAATCAAAATGATCTTGATATCTTTTTAAAGAATTGACTATTTCTTGATCAATTTTATTATCTAGAGAATTTTGTGATTTTTGATATTTTAGAGGTTTGTCAAAACTATTTTGAATCATTTTTAAAGTTCGAGATACTAAATTTCCAAAATTATTAACTAAATCAGCATTAATTGTATCAACAAACCTTTTTTCTTCATAAATTCCGTCTTCTCCTAAAGCAATTTGGCTAACAAAAAAATATTTAATCATTTCTTTATGATATTTTTCCAATAAATTATAAGGATTAACAACATTGTTTTTTGATTTAGACATTTTTCCAGTTGGAGTGATAATTCAACCGTGTGATTGAATTTTTGTTGGTTGTTTTAAATTTAAAGCTTTAAGAAAAATAGGCCAGTAAATAACATGAAAGCGAGAGATTTCTTTTCCAATTAAATGCAAAACTTCTGCATTTTCACTTTCTCAGTATTTTTGAAAATCTTGACTTTGAACTTCTGTAAAAGGTTTATATCCAAGTGCAGTTATATAATTGCAAAGGGCATCAAGCCATACGTATAAAGTATGCTTTGGATCTGAATCAATTTTAATTCCCCATGAAACATTAGTTCGAGACAATGATAAATCCTCAAGTCCTTTAAGTAAAAAATTGTTTTTAATTTCATTTTTTACTTTTTGTGGAGCTACAAAATTCTCGTTTGAATCAATATATTCTAAAAGTCATTTTTCAAATAAGCCCATTTTAAAAAAATAACTCTCTTCAGAAACTCATTCTAATTTATGATCGCTTGTAGGATGAAAATATTCTCCATTTTTTAAAACTGCTTGATTTTGAGTTAAAAATTCTTCATCGCTTACTGAATAAAGCCCTTGATAAGAACCTTTGTAAATAAAACCTTTTTCTAAAAAATACTTAAAAATTTGCTTAACAGTTTCTTTGTGTGCATCGCTAGTTGTTCGTGAATAAAAATCATAACTAATCCCAAATTCTTCTCACATTTTTTGGTACTTAAAAGCTAATTGATCAACAAATTCTTGAGGAGATTTGTCTTCAAGATTTGCTTTTTGTTGAATTTTTAAACCGTGTTCATCACTTCCAGTTAAAAATTTAACATCATATTTTTGTAATTTTTTATAATTGGCAATAACTCAAGCTAATGTAGTGGTGTACAAATGACCAATATGTAAGTCTCCACTAGCATAATAAATCGGTGTAGTAATAAAAAATGTTTTTGACATATTAGCTCCTAAATTTTAATTGGCTTATACAATTGTTTAATTTCAGGTAAGTATTCATGATCATTTTTATTATGTTGATCATGTAAATATAAATTAGGTAAAAAATGTGATCCTCAACCTGCTTGATAACGAGCTTCAAGAAGTACAAATTTTGCTTTATCGTAAATTCTTGGATAAATAAATTGAATTCTTTTAGGTTCAAATTTGTATTTTCTTAAAATTTCACACAAATCAACAAATCGTTCAACTGGTAAAACTAAGCTTAAAAACCCTTTTTGTTCAATTATTTTCGAACACCCAAAAATTAAATCTTCTAAAGTTAATTTAATTTCATGAGTGGCGATTAATTTTTCGTTTGAAACTTTTTTTGAGATTTTAGTTTTATCAAATTGATAAAATGGAGGATTGCAAAAAATAACTTGATATTTGCGAGAAGTCTTTTTAATTAATTCTTTATAATAATCATTAAAATCAGCTTTAATTACCTGAATTTGTGATTCTAAGTTATTTTGCTCAACATTAAAAAGGGCTAATTCTGCTGCTTTTTCTTGAATTTCAATTGCATCAATTTTTAATTTTTCGCTTCTGGAAGCAACAAATACCGAAAGAGCTCCGTTATTGGTTCCTATTTCTAAAGCCCGAGTAATTTTTTTATTTAAATAAATAAAATTACCAAGCAAAATAGTATCAACTGAATAATTAAACATATCTTTATCTTGAAAAATTCATAAGTTCGAATCAAAACCTAAAGAATTTTTTAGTAATTTTCTATTTTTGAGATTTTCTGGCAAATCTTTTTTCACGATCTTGATTTTCCCTCTTTATTTTGTTTAAGTATTGATCATATTGGCTTGTTAAAACACAATCAACTTTTCCTTCAACTAAATCAACATTAATAACAGTAACTTCAACAATATCCCCAATAGTATAAGTTTTATTTTTTGAAACTAATTTAGTTGCATTTTCATTAATTTCAAAATCTCCATCAAATAAATTACTTTTATGAATTAATCCGCTTGCTTTAAAATCAAATTCCACAAAAAATCCAAAATTTAAAACACTCAAAATTTGAGCTTTAAAGCTTTGTCCAATTTTACTTTTTAGGTACTCAGCAAATTTTAAATCGTTAACTTTTCGTTCAATTTGGACTGCTTTTTGCTCACTTGCGGTATTTAATTCACCAAATTCTGCAAGTTTTGTACTCAATTTTTCGACATTAACAGCTTTTTTATCAATTAAATAATCTCTAATAATTCGATGAATAATTAAATCTGGATATCTTCGAATTGGAGAGGTAAAATGACAATAGTGATCGCTAGCAAGTCCAAAGTGTTTGATGTTATTTTGTGAATAAACGGCCTTTTGCATAGTTCTTAAAAAAAGTAATTTGACAAAATCATCATCCCGATTATTTTTAACTTGCTCTACAAAATCTGCAAATAATTTTGGTGTAATTTGATAATGTTTAAAATTTGGGGTGGGTAAATTAACTACTTCAAGAGAATTAATTAAAGTTGATAATTTTTCTTCATTAGGAATTTCATGAACTCGGTATAAAAGTGGTAATTTTGCTTGATAAAGGGTTTGAGCAACTACTTCGTTAGCCCTTACCATAAAATCTTCAATTAAAACTTCACTAAATCCTCGTTTATTAATAACAATATCTTTAACAAATCCGTGTTCATCAAGCTTAATTTTAGGTTCATCAATTTCAAAATCGATATATCCTTGATTAGTTTTTCACTTGTGAATAATTAAGCTTAACTCCTTTGCTTGATTGAGCATATTTGCTAATTGTTCTGATAAATGTGGATGTTTGCTTGTATCAATAAATCCAGTATCTAAAAAATGATTGACATTTTTATAAGTTAATCGAAATTTACTGTTAATAACTCCTTGGAAAATATTGCTTTTAATTGTTTGACCATCTTTATCAATTTCCATTTCACAAGCAAGAACAAAACGATCTTCATCTGGGTTAAGAGAACAGATTCCATTTGAGAGTTTTTCAGGTAGCATCGGAATTACTCGATCCACTAAATAAGTGCTTGTTCCCCTTAAAAGAGCTTCTTTATCTAATAAAGTATCTTCTTTAACATAATAGGAAACATCAGCAATATATACTCCTAATTTTCAATTTCCATTTGGTAGTTTTTCAACATTAATTGCATCATCAAAGTCTTTGGTGTCTTCTCCGTCAATAGTTACAATAAGTTTGTCCCTTAAATCAATTCGATTAGATAAATCTTCATTGTAAATATCATCAGGAATTTCACTAATTTCTGAAGCTAAAGATTTCGGAAAGTTTTCAGGAGCTTTAATTGATTCTAAATAAGCTTTTACAAAAACCATCGGATCAGCTTCGTTGGTAATGATTTTTTCAACAGCAATAAAGACAATTTTTCCTTCATATTTTAGAATTTTAGCCACTACTAAATCATTTAATTTATATTCAGTAGTTGAAGGCATTAATGCTCAAGAACAATTTTTAAAGCGTAAATCAGTTGGTAAAAAGTAAAAAGTATTATTTTTTTGCTTAATAAAACCAATAATAGCATCATTTTTACGCTCTAAAATGTGAGTAATTACTCCATAACTAAGATTATTTTCATCATGAGGATTAACATAAATATTTACTTGAACAATATCATTTGTAATAGCCCCATTAAAGTTAAATGATTTAACAAAAACACTTTTTTTAGTTTTGTTTTCTTCATCAATATCATAATCAACAAAACCAAAGCTTCCTTTAGTTGAAGCAAAAAAAACACCTGAAGTAGTATTAATTAATTCAGGAGCATAATATTCATCTTTTTCATTGCGAAAAACTTTACAATCTTTTTGTAAAATCGCTAGAATTTTGTTTAACTGATGATTGTCTTTGGGTTTAATCTTAAAATGTCGAGCAATTTCTAAAAAACTTTTGCTTTTTGAGTTTTTGATAAACTGGTATATCTGTTCAATTTTCATTATCTAACAAAATAAATTCTAATTACAATTGATCCAATTAGTAACAATGCTCCTAAAGTAAACATTGAATATTTTAGAATTTTCTTAACCCCTCTTTCTTTTGAAACTTTAAATAAGTCTAAATCTCCTGAACCTACTAAGGCTCCTGAAAAACCATTTGAATCTGGAGACATTAATAACGAAATGATAATTATAAAAAAGGAAATGATAATCAAGACAATTGTTAAAACTCCCATAAATTGCTCCTTAAAGTATATTAATTAAATAATACCATTTTTTAGCTAAAGCTGATTTATCTTTTAGCAATATCTGCAAAATAAAGCGTAATTTTTGCTATAATTTTTCTATAAATCATAAATATTTTTAATAGAGGAGTTTATGAAAGAAATTACAGTAAAAATTCTAGATCCAATTGGTCTACACGCTCGTCCAGCTTCAAATTTAGTTTCAGTGGCAACTAAATTCTCTTCAAATATCAAATTAGTTTCAAATGGAAGAGAAGCTAACTTAAAATCAATTATGAATGTTATGGCTTTAGGTGTAAAAAGTGGATCTGAAGTAACATTTAAATTTGACGGAACTGATGAAGACGCTGCCTTTGAAGCAATTAAAGAAGTTTTAAAGAAAGAAAACATCGCCTAATAAAGATCGCAATTGCTGCGGTTTTTTTGTAGAGAGATTAAAATGAAAGCCTTAAATATAGTGCTAAAAAAAGGATTATGAGGACTTGTTTCCTTATTTTTAGTACTAAGTCTTTCATTTTTTATTTTGTCCTTTATTATTTCACCAGTTGGTAATATATTAACTAATTACTTTAAATATCTTGGAAGTATTTTTAGTTTTAAATTTGGCTTTATTGTTAATTCAAATAACCAAATTTCTTTTGGTAAGGTTGGGGAGTTTTATGATTTTTACTTTCAAAAAAGCTTGCTCTTAATTATCCCTTCTTTTATAATTTCGTTACTATTTGGACTTATTTTTGGAAGTTTAAGTGCTTATATTAAAAATAAATTTTTTGACCAATTCATTGTTGGAACTTTATATTTATTTTCTTCACTACCGATTTTTATTTTAGCTCCTATTTTAATTATTTATTCAGAACAAATTAACTGGCCTTCTTTAATTATTGAACCTGAAGAATACCAAATTGCATCAGTAATTCAAAGTCTATTTTTTCCGAATTTACTTATTTTTGTATTATGTATGTCTTTTTTTACTTTAAAAGTTAAAGAATCTACTAGTGAAGTTTTAAAACAAACATACATTAAATTTGCTCGAGCAAAGGGAATTTCAGAAACAAGAATTTTCTTTAAACATGTGTTGAAAAATGCATTTGTAAATTTTTCTTCTTCAATTACTGTTTTATATGCTTTTGTCCTTTCGTATTCATTAATTGTAGAAAGAGTGTTTCAACTTCAAGGTCAAAGCATTATTTTAATTAATGCATTTAGTCAAGGTGAAATTTATTTAATTTTGTATTTTATTTTCGCAACAGTAATTTCAATTATCATCTTTCAACTTATTATTGAATTAATATTAGTGTCAGCAAATCCAATTTATAAAGATAATCTTTATAAAAGTGTGTTTACTTTCAAAAGGAGATTTAATGAACAATAAATTTTCGTTTACCAAAGTAAATAGTACTTATTTGGAAAATCAAAACTTCAAAAATTCCGTAAATTACTCACTTACTAAAAGATTTTTTAAAAATAAGTTAAATCTAACTTTGGTAATTATTACTATTTGTTGGATTTTTGGTATCTGAATTGCTAATTTAACTTACCAAAATTCTAGTTATATTCCTGATCATGATAGCTTTTTAACTTATAATCTTCCTTCTTCGCTTTATCCGATAATTAGTCGCTCTTTTGACAAAGGGCCTTATACTGATTATTTATTTAAACTTCAAGATCAAGGAATAATTAAGCTAGATAATATAAAAAATTTTCAATCTACTTTTACAATAACTTTTAATCCTTATAATGTCATTGAAGCTATTAGTGGAAAACATCTTTTTTATTTACTAGGAACAAATTACAATGGAGTAGATAATTTAGCCATTTTACTAAATTCTTTTTCGTTAACGTTTTTAATTTTACTAATATCTGCACTAATTCAGGGAATATTAGGAATTTATATCGGAACAACATTAGGATATTTTTATCAAGGAAAAACTTCAAAAATTTCCTTTTGAATTATTAGCGTACTAATGATTATTCCATTTTTGTTTTTAAATATTATTGTTTTTAGTTTAAGTGGATATTCATTTATTAAAGCAATTTTAATTTTAGGAATTATTGGATTTTTTGCTATTTTTTACTTTGCATATAACAATACTGTAATAATTATGCAAAAGCAATACATTCTTGCTTATAAAGTTTTAGGTCTTAGTCCTTGAAAAATTATTTATCGAATTGTAAAAATAAACTTTTTCACATGTTTACCGCTACTTGCTGAGCAACTTTCTCTTGGACTTATTTCATTAGCTTCACTTGCTTTTTTTAATATCTCCGATATTTATCAACATGCAAATATCGGAAATTTATATAAGCAAATTATCGATAATCCTTCAAATATCGGATTATTTATTTGCACATTTACCATTTCGATTTTATTTATTATTTTGTGAAAAATGCTTGCAATTAATGTGGCAAAAAACTTTTGAAATAGATAGGAAAAAATGAAATTTAAAAAAATATGATTAACATCTTTGCCGCTTTTGTTTACTTCGTTTGTGGTTGGATGCGCTTCTCCTTCTCAAATTAAAAGCAAACAAAATTATGTAAGAAATTATAATCAAGCAAATCAGTATGCTGATGGCATTTTTCCTATTTTTGAAAATCGTAAATATCAAAATGATATTGAAAAAGCTCTTTTTGCACCTCTACTAAAATATAATTCCTTTGATAATTTAATTGTCGATAAAGTTAATAACATCATCACTCAACCTTCAAAAAGTCGTTTATCTTTTTATTTAGCATCGGCAATTAAGTTGCATTTTGCTGATAATACTTCACTAACTTATACTAATGATAATTTCACAAATAATACAGATTTAAACAATAACTACATTACCAATCTTTTTTCTAGCGACATTACTTCAATTAATCATCCTGATTTTTGAAACAATTTAAAAAAAGCTCAGCAAATTACATTTGAATTAAAAAATGATCTTTATTATTCTAAATATAATGGTGATTTAAGTAATAATAAATTTCAAGCCCAAGATCTTATTTCAAATTTATCTCCACAAATTATGAAAGATTTCGAAAAACAATATGGGGTGCAAATTAGTGCTAAAAATAACTTGCTTATCATTAAATCTAGCAAAAACTTAGCTGATAGTTTTATTAAATTTGAGCTAATGGCTAATATGATCTTTAACCCCCAACCAATAAACTTAAAAGCAAAAAATAACTATAAAGATAAACTTTATCTTTCCAAATACTTACCTTATCAAAATCAAATAAATTTAATTAGACTAATAAAAAACAAATTTTCACCTGATAAAAGTTTTAATATTGCTCTTAATACTATTGATCAAATAACTTTAAAATATAACCCAACTCCATTAGATATTGAAACATTCAGAATTCAACAACTGCGTTCCTTTAGACAAAATTTAATTTCTGAAGTTCCTTTTAATATTTTTAATAACATTCAAAAAGATGATATTTTAGGTCGTTCACGACAATATGGTTTAAGAGAAATTTTTCAAAGTAATAATTTGCAAATTAATCAAAGATTTTATTTTGCCAATTCTTTTGACAAACAAAAACCCAATCAATTTAATGATGCCTTTAAAGAATTTTACTTCCAAAATTCCCAAGCAAGTTATCTTTTTAAATATTATTTAAGTAGAATTTATTCACTGTTTGCAAAAGCTCTTTATTTAGATAATCAATATTATTGAAATTCATTATCTTTACCATTAATGAAACTAAATAACAACAAAAGTGAACATAGCAACATTAAAACTTTAAGTGATGCTTATAGTGAAATTAATATTCAAGATATTTATCTTTATTCTCAAAATACAAATAAAAAAGTTAATTATTTTGATTTAAAAAATAGTTATTTTACTAAAAAGAATATCTTAGATTTTCAAAAACAATTACCAAGCATTGTTTTTGAGGAAATTAAAAAAGAATTAAATTTCATTATTGATAAATATTTAAATAATTCTCAAAAAATATTGCAATTTAATGTGCCGATTTTAGATTCTGATTCAGAAAAAGAAATTCAATTATTTGAATATTATGTAAATTTATTAAACTCAATATCACCAAAAATGAGAGTTAAAGTTCAAAAGACATCTTTAAAAGAATTACAGGAAAATAATTATTTTATTTCATTTCAAATATTCGAATATCCAAATAATACTATTGAAAGTTATTTTAAATTAATTTGGAATAACCATTTAACAAGAACTTATTTAAATAATCAATTCGCTTTTAATAACTATCCGATTTTAAAATCAATTGATTTTAATTTAGAAAAAGCTGTAAAGCTCATCCAAAATCAAAATTTAAAAGCTCAAATTAATTTAATTAATGAACTTAATAATTTAATTGTGCTTCCATTTGATACCAAAAATATTGATAATTCAAAAAACTTAAACAAAGTTCTTGTACAAAATTATTACCAATTTCCACTATCTAGTGATGGAATAGTTAATTTTGAGGACATTAGAATTTAGAATTTTTTCAACTTTAAAAAATGCTTATAGTTTAGTAAAAAATATATAATTATTAATATGTTAAACAATCTTTTTAATAAAACAAATCAAAACAACTTTCAAACATTTGAATTAAATGCAGCTCACAAAAAGTATTATGCATTTACATTTTTAACTTTTGCTATTAGTTTATTAATTTTTTCAGGACTAATAGTTGGAGAATTTTTCCTTTTTGATTGGGTTGGCAAATATCATTCTGATAAATTCTTTTATCTTTATTTTGTTATGATGTTTGCCTTTTTTGTTTATTTTGGAGTTTCGATTGCTTATGGCTCTTCTTGAAAAAAAGGTGTGGGAATTACGTTTGCTTTTTGATTAGTGGTCCAAATCACTTTACCGCTATTAATTTCTAGCGGGTTATACTATTTAAAAATAACAGGTGATTTAAATGAATACATTCTAATTGCTATTTTTATAATTCCTGCGGTAATTATACTCATTACTGGTGCATTATCATATTTTGGATTAGTGGATTTAACTAAAATTAAAAAAGTTTACATAACACTATTTTTTGTGATTCTTTTTACTTTTTTTGTTTCGCTTATTTTATTTTTTACAACCCCAAGCACAAATAGTGGATTTTATAGAATTGTTGATTTTATCTTACCTCTTTTATATACTTTATTTTTATCATTTGGAACCTTTTTTACATGAAGAAAAACTTTTCAAGATAGCGAAACTTTAGTGCTTACAGATAATTCAGAAATTGCAAAATTAGCCTTTAAAAATGGAGTAGATCTCTTTGTTAACTTTGCCTTATTAGTATTTTATGTTTTATCAATTTTTACTCGAAGAAGATAAAAGACTAAAAAAATCAAAATCTTTTAATCTCAAGTTTTTCTTGAGATTTTTTATTTTTTAACATATTAACAACTTTGTTCATTTCGATAATTAATAAAAAAACCAGCTAAAAAATCAAATGTATCTCCAAGTTATTTTTTTATTACTTTACTTTTGAAATACATTAAAAATTTAAGCTAGTTTAATAATGAAAATACTTTAATTTTTAAAACTTAAAGATAATCAAACTGGAAGATGATCTGAAACAATATATCTTAGAACATATCAAATGCTATTTGAGTTTTTGTCTGCCTTTTTTCCTTTATTGAGTTTAACATTAAAAAGTCGAAGATATTCATTATTAACATAATTTTGAAACTCTTGATTTTCTATATAGTTTTTGAAAATATCATATTTAAATAAATCACGATTTTTTGGATCTTGATCAAAATTATCTTTATCATAAAACATGCGATCATAAGGCTGAGCATATGCAT
Coding sequences:
- the tsf gene encoding translation elongation factor Ts, which codes for MADSKLEKIKELRARTNSALVDVKKALEATDYNMDAAIAWLKENGIVKAAKKAGRVAAEGVVSAYGDRNNAVLVEVNSETDFVVKNDKFNKLVNEITPAIFNSRVNTLEEALKVKLADGQSVEEALTEATAVIGEKITLRRIMCINSGENQVLGIYVHANNQVASVVVVNGEKADVARNVAMHVSAMNPEFTLVSDMPAERMQEIKNGFEKPAGFDSKPLNIQEKIQEGWLNKQLSEFVLTHQPFVMDDGVSVEKYLANNSSSLVKSFRFEVGEGIEKVQSNFAEEVAAAANLK
- the rpsB gene encoding 30S ribosomal protein S2, whose protein sequence is MENKKTVAERPVKQQQTPIVSKDKLLEAGAYFGHKAKDWNPKMKEYLVPNKKNKGSHIIDLTKTQKYLEFAYSLVNKLASKNASFIFVGTKKQAKKVIQEAAQRVGAHYVSERWLGGTLTNSRTIMSSVKTMDELEAKKAQGYKGYTKKEALEFDKKLEKLHKNLDGIKNMKSLPQIMIVADPIEDAIAVKEARRKKVKVISLLDSNANPDSVDFGIPANDDSAKSITLIITILADAIAKAQNKEQLYAYQPDEKVVLPEFQSKKVEQQPLN
- the metG gene encoding methionine--tRNA ligase; this translates as MSKTFFITTPIYYASGDLHIGHLYTTTLAWVIANYKKLQKYDVKFLTGSDEHGLKIQQKANLEDKSPQEFVDQLAFKYQKMWEEFGISYDFYSRTTSDAHKETVKQIFKYFLEKGFIYKGSYQGLYSVSDEEFLTQNQAVLKNGEYFHPTSDHKLEWVSEESYFFKMGLFEKWLLEYIDSNENFVAPQKVKNEIKNNFLLKGLEDLSLSRTNVSWGIKIDSDPKHTLYVWLDALCNYITALGYKPFTEVQSQDFQKYWESENAEVLHLIGKEISRFHVIYWPIFLKALNLKQPTKIQSHGWIITPTGKMSKSKNNVVNPYNLLEKYHKEMIKYFFVSQIALGEDGIYEEKRFVDTINADLVNNFGNLVSRTLKMIQNSFDKPLKYQKSQNSLDNKIDQEIVNSLKRYQDHFDSLEIDKGLKVAINLSSDLNKYIDDTQPWTLKGNLNRLEEILVRLLNGIYAVNCYLSVVLKEKSKEVLKALNLQEISLDLISDFNKFNQIKTNAPIILFNRIK
- a CDS encoding tRNA1(Val) (adenine(37)-N6)-methyltransferase — translated: MKKDLPENLKNRKLLKNSLGFDSNLWIFQDKDMFNYSVDTILLGNFIYLNKKITRALEIGTNNGALSVFVASRSEKLKIDAIEIQEKAAELALFNVEQNNLESQIQVIKADFNDYYKELIKKTSRKYQVIFCNPPFYQFDKTKISKKVSNEKLIATHEIKLTLEDLIFGCSKIIEQKGFLSLVLPVERFVDLCEILRKYKFEPKRIQFIYPRIYDKAKFVLLEARYQAGWGSHFLPNLYLHDQHNKNDHEYLPEIKQLYKPIKI